Proteins encoded in a region of the Sulfurospirillum arsenophilum NBRC 109478 genome:
- a CDS encoding ShlB/FhaC/HecB family hemolysin secretion/activation protein — protein sequence MVMRFKVFILLLCISSLVYAESVTDLIDKREQFEKQKEIFEKLEKRQDENIMRYNVEKPELLPTQDEQCFEIKTIKDEGITLLSNSEKQSLYEQYSDKCNSLTDLSNLARQLTALYVEKGYITSQVYIKPQNISSGEVTLYAVEGKIEKISPDELYINSAFIGQKEDYLNLRDLENAVEMINRLPSNHATMDLVPSENVGYTDVTIENNTTNRINGNIGLNNFGTKRTGDQQGSLELNFDDPTGLNDQFKINLNSTNKHYQDENSIGDSYEYSIPFDRLLTTLSYRKSSYDQNVEGGINRLSSNGHTKTYTLGLNYKLFHNESHRVSIGSSVAQYQAQNYMGGTNIESSSYDLSKIGALLDYMYQIADFYTYVALNYTKGTDWFNASNPTALNEKYSFYTIDASLVKRLDAFQYSLSAHYQHSHYQLFSTNQISIGGHYSVRGYQKEGLSGNTGYYARNEFSYTPQVKFMEYFDQTYFIALDGGEIKKEEDTTGGKLLSDSVGLKLKKGDFDTMIYYAMPLLKRDVSVTQTFFGISANYRF from the coding sequence ATGCTGAGTCCGTTACTGACTTAATAGATAAACGAGAGCAATTTGAAAAACAAAAAGAGATATTTGAGAAGCTTGAAAAGCGTCAAGATGAAAATATTATGCGTTACAACGTAGAAAAACCAGAGTTGTTACCAACACAAGATGAGCAATGCTTTGAAATTAAGACAATTAAAGATGAAGGTATAACACTACTTTCCAATAGTGAAAAACAATCTTTGTACGAGCAATACAGTGACAAGTGTAATTCACTCACCGACCTGTCCAATTTAGCACGTCAACTCACTGCCCTTTATGTTGAAAAAGGTTATATCACTTCTCAAGTGTACATTAAACCTCAAAATATCTCATCGGGTGAAGTGACACTCTATGCAGTAGAGGGCAAGATAGAAAAAATCTCTCCCGATGAGCTTTATATCAACAGTGCATTTATAGGTCAAAAAGAGGATTACCTCAATCTAAGAGATTTAGAAAATGCTGTTGAGATGATCAACCGTTTACCAAGTAATCATGCAACAATGGATCTTGTACCAAGTGAAAATGTTGGGTATACCGATGTGACTATCGAAAACAATACGACAAACCGTATTAATGGAAATATTGGACTTAATAATTTTGGAACCAAACGAACAGGTGATCAACAAGGCTCTCTTGAACTTAATTTTGATGATCCTACAGGGCTGAACGATCAATTTAAAATCAATCTCAATAGTACCAATAAACACTATCAAGATGAAAATTCCATCGGTGATAGTTATGAGTATTCCATTCCTTTTGATCGATTGTTAACGACGCTTAGTTATCGAAAAAGTAGTTATGACCAAAATGTTGAAGGTGGCATTAATCGCTTATCATCTAATGGACATACAAAAACCTATACTTTGGGACTCAATTATAAACTTTTTCACAATGAATCCCATAGAGTCTCCATCGGTTCATCTGTTGCGCAATATCAAGCACAAAACTATATGGGTGGAACAAATATTGAAAGTTCCAGTTATGACCTCTCCAAAATAGGGGCACTGCTAGATTATATGTACCAAATTGCGGATTTTTATACCTATGTGGCACTCAATTACACCAAAGGGACGGACTGGTTTAATGCCTCAAATCCAACAGCACTTAATGAAAAATACTCTTTTTATACGATTGATGCTTCACTGGTTAAGCGCCTTGACGCATTTCAATATTCTCTAAGCGCTCACTATCAACATTCACATTACCAACTCTTCAGCACCAATCAAATCAGTATCGGTGGGCATTACAGTGTTCGCGGTTACCAAAAAGAAGGACTAAGCGGCAATACGGGTTATTACGCGCGTAATGAATTCTCTTATACTCCGCAGGTTAAGTTCATGGAATACTTTGATCAAACTTATTTTATAGCCCTTGATGGTGGTGAAATCAAAAAAGAAGAAGATACCACTGGAGGAAAATTACTCAGTGACTCTGTAGGGCTAAAGCTCAAAAAGGGTGATTTCGATACGATGATTTACTACGCGATGCCTCTTTTAAAAAGAGACGTGAGTGTAACGCAAACTTTTTTTGGCATTTCTGCCAATTACCGCTTTTAA